ATGACGGCCACCGCCTCGGGCACCGCATCGATGGCGGCGGACAGCGTCACCTCGGTGTCCCCCGCCGTCGCCCCTTCGGGCAGGTCCAGCAGGACGGCAACCTCGAACCCCTGCCCCCGATATTCGGCTGCGCGCGCTGCCGCGTCCGGCAGGGACGCGTTCACCGCAAAGGTCAGCGGATAGGGAAAGCTCTGCAAGGCCGCCAGCCCCACGGTACCGCCCGTCAGATCTGCGCCATTGTCGATGAGGACAATGGACATCAATGGCTTGTCTTCCGGGTTTTCGAATGGCGCGGCATAGGCCACCATGGGCGGCGCATCGGTGATCGCGGGGCCCTCATCCCCGGGCGTGGCCGTGTCGGGGCTGTCGGGTGTTGCATCCCGATTGATCAGCGATGTGGCGGGCCGCCCGATACTGGGACGGCCTGTTTCGATCTGCGGATCAAGCGCCGACGGCAATGCCGCAGACCGGTCCGGCGCAGGCTGTGGTTCTGCCGGGCCGTCGGCGACGGCAGGCGCTTGCGGTGCAGGTGACGTCTCGGGTGTTGCAGGTGCCGGTGCCTCAGCGCTCGGTGGCTCGGCACTGTCGGGCACGCTGGGCGCATCCTCCGCAAACGCGTTGGGGGTCTCGGGCACATCCGGCGCCGGTGGCTGCGCAGGATCGGTCGAGATCGACAATTCCGTCTCGTCCCCCGGTGCCGCAGGCGCGTCGGACTGTACGCTGGGCTGCACCGGTGCATCGGTGTCGACCGCAACGGTCGCGCCTTCGCCCGCACCGGCGGGATCGGCCAGATCGTCTGCCTGGCCGGTTTGCGGAACCGTGGGCGTGTCTGCACCGGCCACTTGCGCCGCGGTCACGTCATCGGCCTGAGGGCTGTCCACCTGAGGCGCATCCCCATCAATAACCAGATCCGCATCGCCGGCAGTTTGTGGCGTCTCGCCCGTCCCGGGCACAGGGGCATCCACGGCCACAGGCGCCTGCACCCCGGCATCCGGACCGCTTGGGCTGTCGCTGGCAATCGACACGGCCGCAGCCCCCGCCACGCTGACAACGCCGCCCCACAGTAGTCCGCTCAGAAATCCCCGTGCCATGTCTGACCTCTTTGCCTGTCCCGCCGCAGCCCCGGTTTCCGGTGTGCCGCCGCCCGCTCTTGTTGCCTGTTGTCCACGGCCTCCGCCCCTTGACGCTGGCGGGCAAGCCTGAACATGTATGCGCGCAACTATACCGGCCAATCCGCGCCCTTGGAACATCGAATACGCCCATGCTGCTGCTGATCGACAATTACGACAGTTTTACCTACAACCTCGTGCATTACTTGGGGTCCCTGGGCGCGGATGTGCATGTCTACCGCAACGATGCGCTGAATGTGCAAGAGGCGATGGCGCTCAAACCCGATGGCATCCTGCTGTCGCCCGGTCCCGGCGTGCCGGACCAATCGGGCATCTGCCTTGCCCTGACCGAAGCGGCAGCCGAAACGCGCACCCCCCTGATGGGCGTCTGCCTGGGCCACCAGACCATCGGCCAGGCCTTTGGCGGCAAGGTCGTGCGCGCGGGCGAGATCGTGCATGGCAAGATGGGCACCATGCACCATGACGGCGCTTCGGTGTTCAAAGGGCTGCCCACGCCATTTGAAGCGACCCGATATCATTCGTTGATCGTGGACCGCGACAGCCTGCCCGACGCCCTTGAGATCACCGGCGCGCTCGAGGACGGAACGATCATGGGCCTGGCCCATAAAGAGCTACCTATTCACGGCGTCCAATTTCATCCCGAATCCATTCGCTCTGAACACGGGCATGCGATGCTCAAGAACTTCCTCGACCTGATGCCGGTGACGGCATGAGCGACACCCTCAAACCCCTGATCGATGCAGCAGCCAACGGGCCGCTCAGCCGCGCGCAGGCGCAACAGGCGTTCCAGATCCTCTTTGACGGCGAAGCCACGCCCAGCCAGATCGGCGGTCTCCTGATGGCACTGCGCACACGTGGCGAAACGGTGGACGAATACGCTGCCGCGGCCGCGGTCATGCGGGCCAAGTGCAATCCCGTCAAGGCACCCGAGGGGGCGATGGACATCGTGGGCACGGGCGGCGATGGCAAGGGCACGCTCAACATCTCGACCGCCACCGCGTTCGTGGTGGCAGGCGCGGGCGTGCCGGTCGCCAAACACGGCAACCGCAATCTCAGCTCGAAATCCGGCGCGGCGGATGCGCTGACGCAAATGGGCCTCAACGTCATGGTTGGCCCAAAGGTGGTGGAACAGGCGCTGGCGGATGCGGGCATCGGGTTCATGATGGCGCCCATGCATCACCCGGCCATTGCCCACGTGATGCCGACACGGGCCGAACTGGGCACGCGCACCATCTTCAACATCCTCGGCCCGCTCACCAACCCGGCGGGTGTCAAACGGCAATTGACGGGGGCATTCTCGCGCGACCTGATCCGCCCCATGGCCGAAACACTGGGCCAATTGGGATCGGACGCGGCCTGGCTGGTGCACGGGTCTGACGGCACGGACGAACTGACAATCACGGGGGTCTCGTGGGTGTCCGGCCTCGACCATGGCACAGTCACGGATTTCGAGGTGCACCCCGAAGAGGCGGGCCTGCCCACGCACCCGTTCGACGACATCGTGGGCGGCACACCCGAAGACAATGCCAAGGCCTTCAATGCGCTGCTTGACGGGGCGCACGGGGCCTACAGGGACGCCGTGCTTCTGAACGCCGCGGCCGCCCTCAAGGTCGCCGGACAGGCCGCAGACCTCAAGGACGGCGTCGCCCAAGCCACCGCAAGCATCGACAGCGGCGCCGCGAAAGCTAAGATAAAGGCAGTGGCCGAGATCACCCAAAGAGCAGGGTAACACCTTCTCTTGGCCCCAAATATCCCGGGGAGCACGAGGGGCTGGCCCCTCGGTCCCGCGGCCAGAGGAAAAGCGCACCATATGACAGATACGATCCTCGACAAGATCAAGGCCTACAAGTTGGAAGAGGTGGCCGCAGACAAGGCCGCCAAACCGCTTGAGGTGGTAGAGGCCGAAGCGCGCGAGGCTGGCCCGGTGCGCCCCTTCGCGCAGGCGCTGCAACTGGCCAATCGCGAAGCCTACGGCCTGATCGCCGAGATCAAGAAGGCCAGCCCGTCCAAGGGCCTGATCCGCGCCGACTTCGATCCCGCCACGCTGGCAAAAGCCTATGAGGAAGGCGGCGCAACCTGCCTGTCCGTCCTGACGGACACGCCCAGCTTTGAAGGGGCCAAGGCGTTTTTGACAGAGGCCCGCAATGCCTGCGCCCTGCCCGCCCTGCGCAAGGATTTCATGTACGACACCTACCAGGTGGCCGAGGCCCGCGCGCTTGGCGCCGACTGCATCCTGATCATCATGGCCTCGGTCAGTGACGCGCAAGCGCAGGAACTCGAGGCCGCAGCCTTCGAATGGGGTATGGACGTGCTGCTTGAAGTGCATGATGCCGACGAACTGGCACGCGCCGCCAATCTGAAAAGCCCGCTCATGGGCATCAACAACCGCAATCTCAAGACATTCGACGTGACGCTCGACACCACGCGCACCCTGTCCAAACTGGTGCCGGCGGACCGCACCATCGTGGCCGAAAGCGGGCTGAATACGCCCGCCGACCTTGCCAACCTTGCGATGTATGGCGCACGCACCTTCCTGATCGGAGAAAGCCTGATGCGACAAGACGATGTCGCAGCGGCCACGCGCACCTTGCTGGCAAACCCGCTGACCTCCGCGGGAGGCATGTAGATGGCGCTCACCCATTTCGACGACAAGGGCGCCGCCCATATGGTGGACGTGTCCGCCAAGGATGTGACCGACCGCATCGCGGTGGCCGAAGCCTGGGTAAAGATGCAACCGGAAACCTTTGATATCATTACCGAAGGTCGGACAAAAAAAGGGGACGTGATCGGTGTTGCGCGCCTGGCCGGGATCATGGGGGCCAAGCGGACCTCGGATCTGATCCCGCTCTGCCATCCTCTGCCCATCACCAAAGTGTCCGTCGATCTTAACCCGGACGCGGACCTGCCCGGCCTGCGGATCACCGCAACGGTCAAGACAACAGGCCAGACCGGGGTCGAGATGGAGGCACTGACGGCCGCGTCCACGGCCGCATTGACCGTCTATGACATGGCCAAGGCCGTCGACAAGGGCATGGAGATCGGCGGCTTACGCGTCTTGCTCAAAGATGGCGGAAAATCAGGACGTTACGAGGCGACATGATCACGGTTGCCGAGGCACTGGCCCACCTCTTTGCCCTTGCGGACGAAATGTCCGTCGAACATGTGCCGCTGCGCGAGGCAGATGGCCGCGTCCTTGGCGAACCCGTGGCCGCGCGGCGGACCCAACCGCCTTTTGCTGCGTCGTCCATGGACGGCTACGCGCTGAACGGGGTCGAGGCGGACCTGCACGCCCAGTTCATGGTCATCGGCGAGGCAGCCGCCGGGCACGGTTGGAACGGCACCGTCGGCGCGGGCCAGGCCGTGCGCATCTTTACGGGCGCACCTGTCCCCGCGGGGACAAACAAGGTGGTCATTCAGGAAGACGTCACACGGACGGGCGACCTGATCACGATCACCGACGATCCCGGCCCAAAGGACAACATCCGCCCCGCCGGTATCGATTTCAAGGAGGGCGACACGCTGGATGCCCCGCGTGTGCTGGGTCCCGCAGATATCGCATTGCTGGCGTCCATGAACGTCGCATCAGTGCCGGTCCGCCGCGCCCCCGTTGTCGCCCTGATCGCCACGGGCGACGAACTGGTGATGCCCGGCGAGGACCCGGGCCCCGATCAGATCATCGCGTCGAACACGTTCGGCCTTGCGGCCATGCTGCGCCGCGCGGGCGCGGTACCCCGCGTCCTGCCCATCGCCCGCGACAGCGCGGTATCGCTGACAACGGTCTTTGACCTGGCCCGCGGTGCCGACCTGATCGTCACCATCGGCGGTGCATCGGTCGGGGACCATGATCTGGTCGGTCACGTGGCGGGCGAGTTGGGCATGAACCGCAGCTTTTACAAAGTGGCGATGCGTCCGGGAAAACCGCTGATGGCGGGCAGGCTTCATGGCAGCCCCATGGTCGGGCTGCCGGGCAACCCCGTATCGGCAATGGTATGTGGCACGGTCTTTCTGACACCCATGATCCGCGTGATGCAGGGGTTGGGCCGGGCCGCGGTGCAACGTGTGCAACTGCCCCTTGCCGCGCCCCTTGCCGCGAACGGGCCGCGCGAGCATTACATGCGTGCCCGCGTCGATGGCGGCGCGGTCGCGGATGCGGGCCTGCAGGACAGCTCGCTTCTGACCGTGCTGGCAGAGGCAAATGCGCTGATCGTACGCCCCCCGGGCGATCCGGCCCGCGCTGTCGGTGACATGGTCGATATCGTCCATTTGACCTGAGCTGTTGACACAAAAGGGGAACGTCCATAGAACAAACCCAAACCAAAAGGGTTTGGAGGACGGACAGTGTTGACGAAAAAGCAGCTTGATCTGCTGGAATTCATTCACAAGCGGGTACAGCGCGACGGCGTGCCCCCCAGTTTCGACGAAATGAAAGAGGCGCTGGATCTGCGCTCGAAATCGGGCATCCACCGCTTGATCACCGCGTTGGAAGAACGCGGCTTTATCCGCCGCCTCGCGCACCGTGCCCGCGCGATCGAGGTCATGCGCCTGCCGGAAAGCCTTGGTGGCGCGCCCAGCGGCTTCAAACCGCAGGTCATTGACGGTGACAAGCCGGACATGCCGCCCCCTGCAACGGCCCGCCCGGTCGATGCCGCCCATGCCGTGGAACTGCCGGTCATGGGCCGGATCGCCGCCGGTGTGCCAATCTCCGCCATTTCCGAAGTGTCGCATTCGGTGGCCGTTCCCGGCCAGATGCTGTCGGGTCAGGGCGATCACTACGCGCTTGAGGTCAAGGGCGACTCGATGATTGACGCGGGCATCAATGACGGCGACGTCGTGGTGATCCGCGAAACATCCTCGGCCGACAACGGCGACATTGTTGTCGCGCTGGTCGAAGATCACGAAGCCACGTTGAAACGCTACATGCGCAGGGGCGATAGTATCGCGCTTGAGGCGGCAAATCCCGCCTATGAAACGCGGGTGTTCCCGGTGGGCCAGGTCAAGGTGCAAGGTCGTCTGGTCGGATTGATCCGCACCTACTGAACACCACAGATTGCACATGAGTGGGGCGGACCAGACGGTTCGCCCTAGTCGTTTCGGGCCAGGGTACGGATGGACGGCCCGCCCACGGCCAGCGCCGGAGCAGGCGCTTTGGCCCAGCCGGACCACATCCGGTCCCCCGCCACGTCCCGCGCTGTGCGCAGCACCCACCCGTCTTTGCCATGCAGCACTGCAATCGCGCCGGTGTACCGCAGGATTGGCGGGGTCAGCACCAGGCACGGCAGATCGCGCGCGCCTTCAAGGTCAGTGTTGGCCACGACGATCTCGCCCTTGACGCAGCCGGAAAAGGCCGCAGCCGCGCGCTTGCCGCTCAGATGGGTGATCCGGATCGGATGATCCTGATCCCACCGGTCCGCAGCCGTCGCCTGATCAATGCCCTCGCCATCGTTTTCAAGCCAGTTGCGCGCCACGAACCCGGCGCCCTTGGCCCGGCTGAGCGCCCGTCCCTCGGTTGTCATGAGACCCACCAGTCCACCCGTATCGGCAATCAGGACATGCGGGCGCGAACCGAACTGCCACAACACCAGCGCCACAATGACAGGCAAGACCCCGAGCGCCCGGACCCGCCCCTGCCAGAGGATGACAAACAACATGCCCAACGCCATCAAGGGCAACACCACCGGTCCCGGCCCCGCTACAAACCCCTGCGCGCCCTCCAGACCCGACACGGTGTCCGCGACCCACAGAATCCAGCGCAACCCGGCCCCCATCAGCCACAACCCGATGATATCGAGCCCGATCGGGGCCAGCGCCAGGGCAATTACCGCTGCCGGGATCACAAGGATGCCCATCAACGGCACCGAGGCCAGGTTCGCGATCAGGCCGTAATGCGCCATCGTGTTGAAATGTGCCGCCCCGATAGGCGCTGTCGCCAGTCCCGCCACAGCGGACGAAATCACGACGCCCAGAACCGGCTGCATCCATTTCGGGCCCAAGGTCCACTCCAGGTCCCTGATCCAGCCGAACACCGCCACAAGGGCGGTTGTAGCGGCAAAGGACATCTGGAACCCCGGCCCCATCAATGCCTCGGGCCGCAGCGTGAGCACGATGATGGCCGCCATTGCAACTGCGCGCAGGCTGATGGCCCGCCGGTTCACCAGTATCGCGCACAGCGCAACCGCAACCATCACAAAGGCCCGTTCGGTCGCCACATTGCCCCCCGATAGCGCCAGATAGACCGATGCCGCGATCAACGACCCCACCGCCGCCAGTTTGCGCGCGGGCCAGTTCAGGGCGACAAAGGGGATCAACGCAAAGATCAAACGCAGCAAGCCAAAGACAAAACCGGACAAGAGCCCCATATGCAGCCCTGAAATCGCCAGCAGGTGCGCCGTGTTGGACGCGCGCAGATCGCCAAGGGCATCCTGGCTGATGCCGCTGCGATCCCCGGTGGTCACGGCCGCCGCAAATCCGCCGACATCCCCCGGCAGCGCCGCGCGCACGTGCGCCGACACGGTCATGCGGATGCGAAAGATCGTTTGGCGCAGGTCGAACTCCGCCACGCTGATCGCCATCAGCGGCACCCGTGTATAGCCGACGGCCCCCAGTTGCGCGAACCAGGCGTGGCGTTGAAAGTCAAAGCCTCCCGGCTCGACCGGGCCGCCCGGGGGACCCAGATGCGCCGTGGTCATCACCCGCAACCCCGGTTCGGGCGTAACACCAAGTGCACTGTCGCCATGCAGGGAAATGCGGACGCGCGTCGGTGTGTCAGTGGGGGCGACCCGGTCCAGCTTGACATGATCCAGCGTCAGGCGCACCGCGTCCGAGGCACTGCGGTCCATGCCGATGATCCGCCCTTCGACCGGGCCGTAATAGCGCCAGTCCAGCACAGGCCCTGCCACCGAATGCGCCCGCCAGCCCGCCAAGGTGAACCCCAGCGCGATCATCGCTGCCAGAACCAGCAGGGGTGACATCACCTCGCCCACCCGCCGTGCTGCCACGAGCGCGCCAAGCCCCGCCGCAATGACCCCGGCGTAAATCGCCAGCGAGGGTTCGAACCGCAGACCGAAAAACAGGGCAATCCCGCACGCCATCCCCACGGGGCACCAGCCAAAAAGGTGCCCGCGCTGGATCAGCATCGCGTGGCGTATGCCAAGGCCATGCCCCATGCTTGCCCCTTGTGCCCATGGTGAGTATCAGGAGCCCAAACCGTAGGCCCATCGTGGTTAAGCAAAGGTAAATCCGTCCCATGTCACAGCCCGTCATCACCCGTTTTGCCCCCTCGCCCACGGGTTTCCTGCATATCGGCGGGGCGCGAACCGCGCTGTTCAACTGGCTGTATGCGCGGGGGCGCGGCGGCACCTTTCTGCTGAGAATCGAGGATACGGACCGCGCCCGGTCCACCCCCGAAGCGACGCAAGCCATCCTTGACGGGATGGCGTGGCTGGGCCTGGATCACGATGGCGAGGTGATCAGCCAATTTGCCCGCGCCGACCGCCATGCCGAGGTGGCGCACGCGCTTCTGGCCGAAGGCAAGGCGTATAAGTGTTTCGCGACCCAGGATGACATCGCGGCGTTTCGCGAAGCGGCGAAAGCCGAGGGCAAGTCTACCCTTTTCCAGTCGCCCTGGCGCGACGCGGACCCTGCGACATACCCCGACGCGCCCTTTGTTGTGCGCATCAAGGCGCCGCAGGATGGCACAACCGTGATCAAGGACGAAGTGCAGGGCGATGTGACCATCCGCAACGATCAGTTGGACGACATGGTTCTGTTGCGTGCCGACGGCACGCCCGTCTACATGCTGGCGGTGGTGGTCGATGACCACGATATGGGTGTGACCCATGTGATCCGGGGCGATGACCACCTGAACAATGCCGCACGCCAGATGATGATCTATACCGCCATGGGCTGGGACGTGCCCGTCTGGGCGCATATCCCGCTGATCCACGGACCGGACGGCAAGAAGCTGTCGAAACGCCATGGCGCACTTGGGGCGCAGGAGTATCAGGTCATGGGCTACCCTGCCGCCGGTATGCGCAACTATCTGGCGCGCCTGGGGTGGAGCCATGGGGACGACGAGTTCTTTACCGACGCGCAGGCACTGGAATGGTTCGACCTGAATGGCATCGGCAAAAGCCCCGCCCGTTTTGACGTCAAAAAGCTCGAAAACCTGTCGGGCCAGCACATTGCGCAAGCCGATGACGCCGCATTGCAGCACGAAATTGAAAGATATCTGGCCGCCGCTGACCTAGAACCGTTGAAACAATCGCGGAAAGACGGGTTGATGGCGGCCCTGCCCTTTGTCAAGGAACGGGCCAAGACACTGCCCGAACTTCTTGAAAAGGCACACTTTATCCTGACCGAACGGCCTGTAACACCGGACGAGAAATCCTCAAAAGCGCTTGATACAGTATCCCGTAGTATACTGTCGCAATTGACGCCGCAGCTGCAAACCGTTACTTGGTCTCGTAACAGTTTGGAGGCGGTCCTGAACGATTTCGCTGCGGCGCAGGACACGAAATTCGGCAAGTTGGCTGGTCCGCTCAGGGCCGCGCTTGCAGGTCGGGCCGTAACGCCTTCGGTCTTTGACATGATGCTGGTGCTGGGACGCGAAGAAACCCTTGCCAGGCTTGAGGATGCTGCCACCTGAAAACGGTTCATCAATCGTTCATGGTGCGCAGTCTAACGATGGGCTTGGCGGCAATGCCACAGCCCCTGGCGGGTGCGCCCGCCATGCGACGAAAGGAACGACCCTGATGGCCGATGCCCCCAAATCCGCAACCCTGACAATTGGTGACGACAGCTTTGATCTGCCCATCCATTCGCCCACTGCCGGGCCTGATGTGGTGGATATCCGAAAACTTTACGGACAGGCGGGTGTGTTCACCTACGATCCTGGCTTTACCTCGACCGCCAGCTGCGACAGCACCATCACCTTTATTGACGGTGGCGAAGGTGTGCTGTTGCACCGTGGCTACCCGATCGGTCAACTGGCTGAAAAATCTCACTATCTCGAAGTATGCTACCTGCTGCTCTATGGTGAACTGCCCTCGGCCAAACAGCTGGAAGAATTCGAAAACCTGGTGACCAACCACACCATGCTGCACGAACAGATGCAGTATTTTTATCGCGGGTTCCGCCGTGATGCGCATCCGATGGCGATCATGACAGGTGTTGTCGGGGCCATGTCCGCCTTCTACCACGACAGCACCGACATTCACGACGAACACCAGCGCGAAGTCGCGTCCATCCGCCTGATCGCCAAGATGCCGACGATTGCGGCCTGGGCCTACAAGTTCTCTATCGGCCAGCCGTTCATCTATCCACGCAACGATCTGGACTATGCGTCGAACTTCCTGCGCATGTGCTTTGCCGTCCCGGCCGAGGATTACGAGGTCAATCCGATCCTCTCCCGCGCCATGGACCGCATCTTCACCCTGCATGCGGACCACGAACAGAACGCGTCCACCTCGACCGTGCGGCTCGCGTCGTCGTCCGGGGCAAACCCGTTCGCCTGCATCGCGGCGGGCATCGCCTGCCTTTGGGGTCCTGCCCACGGCGGTGCAAACCAGGCGTGTCTTGAGATGCTCAAGGAAATCGGCACCGTTGATCGCATCCCCGAATTCATCGCTCGTGCCAAGGACAAGGACGATCCGTTCCGCCTGATGGGTTTCGGCCACCGCGTCTACAAGAACTTTGATCCGCGCGCGACGGTGATGAAACAGTCCGCCGACGAAGTGCTGGAATTGCTGGGTGTCGAAAACAACCCCATCCTGCAGGTCGCCAAGGAACTGGAACAGGCGGCACTGAACGATCCGTATTTTGCCGAGAAGAAGCTGTTCCCGAACGTGGACTTTTATTCCGGCATCATTCTCGAAGCGATGGGCTTCCCCACCTCGATGTTTACCCCGATCTTTGCGCTGTCGCGTACCGTGGGCTGGATCAGCCAGTGGAAGGAAATGATCGCCGATCCACAGAACAAGATCGGCCGCCCGCGCCAGCTGTACCTGGGCGAGACCGCGCGCGATTACGTGGACATCGAAAGCCGCTGAAGCACCGCAAAAACCCCCGCCCTGTGTGGGGGTTTTTCGTATCAATGCCGCGCGTCGTTCAGGATCGTTTCCGTACATGCCACAATACCGAGGCCCAGCTTGACGCGCATGCGCGTCTGCACCACCCTTTGCCAAACGCTTTGGGGAGTGTGCGCGCATGGGTTTTGGAATTGCGATTCTGGCGGTATTCGGTGTTGGCTTGCTGGTCAGTGCCTTCGATGACGATGATGACACCGGCACAACCTCCGAACCAACGGACGGCGATCAAAATCTGTCGACGACGGACGAAGCAGAAACCATTGAAACGGGCACGGGCAATGACATTGTACGGTCCCAAGGCGGCAACGATCTTGTCAACCTGGGCGCAGGCGATGACCGGGCCTTTGCCGGGCAAGGCGCGGATGCTCTTTTTGGGGCGGAAGGCAACGACCTGATCCGCGGCGAAGGCGGAATGGATCAACTGTTTGGCGGCACGGGCGAGGACACCCTCTTTGGCGACACCGGCAATGATATCCTTTACGGGGCGAACGTTCTGGATGAAGACGCGCTGTTCGATCAGACAACAGCGTCCGGATTTCTGATCTTCGACAACACCGGCAGCTTTGACGCCGACGCGGACACAGGTGAAAGCGATACCGTGATCGCTGGCGTAGGCGATGATACGGTGTACGCAGGGGCCAATGACGAAGTGAGCCTTGGCGACGGCGCGGACGAGGTTCAGGTCGGTGATTGGATCGCCCCGGGCAGCACCGTTGACATCGTTGATTTTGACCCCAGTCAGGACAGGCTTGTCTACAGTGTCGCAAATGGCGCGCCGCAGCCGACCTTGTCGCTGGCAAGCGGGTCGGACGGCACCCTTCAGCTTCTGGCGGAAGACGATGTGGTCGCAAACCTGCTGAATTTGACGCTGGATGATGCCAGCGATGTTCAACTGTCACTGGTGGAACGCCCAGCGACCAACACGATCGAGACGCAGCTTGGAACAGACGGCGCGGACGTCTTACGCGGCACAACGTCAAACGACTTTGTCCTGGCCGATGACGGCGCGGACCGCGTCTTTGGCCGCGAAGGGGCGGATGTTGTGGTCGGTGGCGCCGGGAATGACCTTCTGCGGGGCGAATCCGGGAACGACACATTGTTTGCGGATGCCGGTGAAGATACGCTTTTCGGCGATGTGGGTGACGATCTGCTGGTGGGCGCAGACATCTTTGTGGCTTCAACTCCGGCCGAGTTGGTCAGGGCGGCGGGCATTCTTGTGACGGACGGTGCGCCGCTCAACTTTGCGGATTTGTTGGACATTGGTGCCGACACGGGCGAGGCAGACACGCTGGTTGGCGGCGTCGGCGACGACGTGTTTTTTGCCGGGAACGCGGACGTGGTCGATACCGGCTCCGGCATTGATGCTGTAATTATTGGAGATTGGATGGACCTTGATGGTCCGCCTGTAGAAATTGTCGACTTCGACCCTGCACAGGATACTCTGCTGTACAGCTTCGACGGCGACGCAGCGCCAACAGTGTTTTTCGCTGAAGATGACGATGGAACCGCTGTCGTTGAAGTCGCCATTTCCGACACCGAAAACCGCGTGATCGCGCGCTTCCCCAACATCGGCTTTGACGCGTTGAACAGCGGCAATGCCTTGGTCCTGTTGCCGGTGTGATCACGCACCACGGGGTATATTGCATCGAACCGGTGCACCGCGCAACGCATTGTTGCTGCGTGAGAAACAGTATGCAGTCACGCTCGTGTTCATGCCCGCGGCAGTTTCAATTCGCGGCTTTGGATTGACAGGACGGCGGCACGCCCGAACAATCTCAAGAAAATGGTAACAGATAGTGCTCGGTTCCTGGGGGACCCACCATGCTTTTCCTACTTTCGCTGTTTCCAGCCCTCTTTGCGGATGTCATCAAAATCGAAGACGACGTCGATGCACCCGCCCGTCAGGAAGATGAAGACATTGATCAGCTGCTGATCGGCACCATAGGCGACGACAACATCACCGGTGGCGAGGGCGATGACGACATCATCGGATTGCTGGGCAATGACACTCTGGACGGGTCGTTCGGCGATGACGTCGTACAAGGCCTGAATGGCGATGACCTGCTGATCGGCGGTGCTGGCGATGACGCGATGCAGGGCCGTGGCGATGACGACACGGTGCAGGGGTTCGCCGGGGACGATTGGGTTGACGGCAATGACGGCAGCGACCTGGTCCGTGGTGGCGCGGGTGACGATGTGGCCATCGGCGGCCAGGGCGCAGACATCGTGGACGGGCGCAGCGGTGATGACATCGTGGTGGGCGGCGAATTGATCGCCGATCCGCTGTCGAATGCGCAGCTTGGCGTCATCCGCGATGGCGGCACGCTGCAAGAGCTGTTCCCCGAT
The DNA window shown above is from uncultured Tateyamaria sp. and carries:
- the lexA gene encoding transcriptional repressor LexA, whose amino-acid sequence is MLTKKQLDLLEFIHKRVQRDGVPPSFDEMKEALDLRSKSGIHRLITALEERGFIRRLAHRARAIEVMRLPESLGGAPSGFKPQVIDGDKPDMPPPATARPVDAAHAVELPVMGRIAAGVPISAISEVSHSVAVPGQMLSGQGDHYALEVKGDSMIDAGINDGDVVVIRETSSADNGDIVVALVEDHEATLKRYMRRGDSIALEAANPAYETRVFPVGQVKVQGRLVGLIRTY
- a CDS encoding ComEC/Rec2 family competence protein, whose protein sequence is MGHGLGIRHAMLIQRGHLFGWCPVGMACGIALFFGLRFEPSLAIYAGVIAAGLGALVAARRVGEVMSPLLVLAAMIALGFTLAGWRAHSVAGPVLDWRYYGPVEGRIIGMDRSASDAVRLTLDHVKLDRVAPTDTPTRVRISLHGDSALGVTPEPGLRVMTTAHLGPPGGPVEPGGFDFQRHAWFAQLGAVGYTRVPLMAISVAEFDLRQTIFRIRMTVSAHVRAALPGDVGGFAAAVTTGDRSGISQDALGDLRASNTAHLLAISGLHMGLLSGFVFGLLRLIFALIPFVALNWPARKLAAVGSLIAASVYLALSGGNVATERAFVMVAVALCAILVNRRAISLRAVAMAAIIVLTLRPEALMGPGFQMSFAATTALVAVFGWIRDLEWTLGPKWMQPVLGVVISSAVAGLATAPIGAAHFNTMAHYGLIANLASVPLMGILVIPAAVIALALAPIGLDIIGLWLMGAGLRWILWVADTVSGLEGAQGFVAGPGPVVLPLMALGMLFVILWQGRVRALGVLPVIVALVLWQFGSRPHVLIADTGGLVGLMTTEGRALSRAKGAGFVARNWLENDGEGIDQATAADRWDQDHPIRITHLSGKRAAAAFSGCVKGEIVVANTDLEGARDLPCLVLTPPILRYTGAIAVLHGKDGWVLRTARDVAGDRMWSGWAKAPAPALAVGGPSIRTLARND
- the gltX gene encoding glutamate--tRNA ligase; the protein is MSQPVITRFAPSPTGFLHIGGARTALFNWLYARGRGGTFLLRIEDTDRARSTPEATQAILDGMAWLGLDHDGEVISQFARADRHAEVAHALLAEGKAYKCFATQDDIAAFREAAKAEGKSTLFQSPWRDADPATYPDAPFVVRIKAPQDGTTVIKDEVQGDVTIRNDQLDDMVLLRADGTPVYMLAVVVDDHDMGVTHVIRGDDHLNNAARQMMIYTAMGWDVPVWAHIPLIHGPDGKKLSKRHGALGAQEYQVMGYPAAGMRNYLARLGWSHGDDEFFTDAQALEWFDLNGIGKSPARFDVKKLENLSGQHIAQADDAALQHEIERYLAAADLEPLKQSRKDGLMAALPFVKERAKTLPELLEKAHFILTERPVTPDEKSSKALDTVSRSILSQLTPQLQTVTWSRNSLEAVLNDFAAAQDTKFGKLAGPLRAALAGRAVTPSVFDMMLVLGREETLARLEDAAT
- the gltA gene encoding citrate synthase translates to MADAPKSATLTIGDDSFDLPIHSPTAGPDVVDIRKLYGQAGVFTYDPGFTSTASCDSTITFIDGGEGVLLHRGYPIGQLAEKSHYLEVCYLLLYGELPSAKQLEEFENLVTNHTMLHEQMQYFYRGFRRDAHPMAIMTGVVGAMSAFYHDSTDIHDEHQREVASIRLIAKMPTIAAWAYKFSIGQPFIYPRNDLDYASNFLRMCFAVPAEDYEVNPILSRAMDRIFTLHADHEQNASTSTVRLASSSGANPFACIAAGIACLWGPAHGGANQACLEMLKEIGTVDRIPEFIARAKDKDDPFRLMGFGHRVYKNFDPRATVMKQSADEVLELLGVENNPILQVAKELEQAALNDPYFAEKKLFPNVDFYSGIILEAMGFPTSMFTPIFALSRTVGWISQWKEMIADPQNKIGRPRQLYLGETARDYVDIESR
- a CDS encoding calcium-binding protein, with the protein product MGFGIAILAVFGVGLLVSAFDDDDDTGTTSEPTDGDQNLSTTDEAETIETGTGNDIVRSQGGNDLVNLGAGDDRAFAGQGADALFGAEGNDLIRGEGGMDQLFGGTGEDTLFGDTGNDILYGANVLDEDALFDQTTASGFLIFDNTGSFDADADTGESDTVIAGVGDDTVYAGANDEVSLGDGADEVQVGDWIAPGSTVDIVDFDPSQDRLVYSVANGAPQPTLSLASGSDGTLQLLAEDDVVANLLNLTLDDASDVQLSLVERPATNTIETQLGTDGADVLRGTTSNDFVLADDGADRVFGREGADVVVGGAGNDLLRGESGNDTLFADAGEDTLFGDVGDDLLVGADIFVASTPAELVRAAGILVTDGAPLNFADLLDIGADTGEADTLVGGVGDDVFFAGNADVVDTGSGIDAVIIGDWMDLDGPPVEIVDFDPAQDTLLYSFDGDAAPTVFFAEDDDGTAVVEVAISDTENRVIARFPNIGFDALNSGNALVLLPV